ATTAGAGCAATTAAAAAATTATACAAAAGTTGTTGTAGATAGTGGCGACATTAATAATATAGAAAAATATAAACCACATGATGCAACAACAAATCCTTCTTTAATTTTAAAAGTCATAAAAATGCCAGAGTATCAATATTTATTAAAAGATGCGATAAATTATGCACATAAAAAGGGAGGAAATAAAACACAAAAGATCATTAATGCTACAGATAAAATTATTGTCAGTATTGGAATAGAAATTTTAAAGAAAATACCTGGATTTATATCTAGTGAAGTAGATTCAAGATTATCTTTTAATACTGAAGAAAGCATTTTAAAAGCTCATAAAATTATTGAGATGTATGAACAAGAATATGGAATTCCAAGATCGAAAATATTAATAAAGTTAGCATCAACATGGGAATGTATAAAAGCTGCACAGTTTTTAGAAAAAGATAATATTAAATGTAATTTAACTTTGTTATTTTCATTTGCTCAAGCTCGAGCTTGTGCAGAATCTAATGTTTTTTTAATATCTCCTTTTGTAGGAAGAATATATGATTGGTATAAATCTAAATATCCAGAAATTATATATAATTCTTCAAATGATCCAGGAGTAAAATCTGTTAAAAAAATTTATGAATATTATAAAAAATATTCTTATAATACAATTATTATGGGAGCAAGTTTTAGAAATGTTGATCAAATTTTAGAGTTATCAGGATGTGATCGTTTAACTATTTCTCCTGAATTATTAGGTTTTTTGCAATGCAATACTAAAAAAATTTTTTGTAAATTAAAAAAACCGAACAAGAAATATCAACATCCAAAACATCGACTATCTGAATCAGAATTTAGATGGTTACATAACCAAGATGCTATGGCTGTTGAAAAATTATCTGAAGGAATACGGCAATTTAGTCTTGATCAAGATATATTAGAAAAAATTGTATTAAAAAATTTTTAATTTTTTAAGAAAATAATTTATTTTTTTTTTTTTTTTTTTTTTAAATTTATTATTTGATAATAGGAGAAAAAATGTTTTTGAAAAAAAATTTATCTAATGCTATTCGTGCATTAAGTATGGATGCAGTACAATTAGCTAATTCTGGACATCCAGGAACACCAATGGGAATGGCAGATATTGCAGAAGTTTTATGGCGTTATTTTTTAAAACATAATCCTAAAAATCCATTTTGGGATAATAGAGATCGTTTTATTTTATCTAACGGTCATGCATCTATGCTTTTATATAGTTTATTACATTTAACAGGATATGATGTAAAAATTTCTGATTTAAAAAATTTTAGAAAATTACATTCGAAAACTCCAGGTCATCCTGAAATAGGATATACTCCAGGTATAGAAACTACGACAGGTCCTTTAGGACAAGGTATTGCAATATCTGTAGGAATGGCTATAGCAGAAAGAACTTTAGGTTTGTATTTTAATAAACCGAATTATAAAGTGGTTGATCATTATACTTGGGTATTTGCTGGTGATGGTTGCTTAATGGAAGGAATTTCGCATGAAGTTTGTTCTTTAGCTGGAACTTTAAAATTAGGGAAGTTAGTTCTTTTTTATGATAGAAATAATATTTCAATAGATGGAAAATTAGATGACTGGTTTTCTGAAGATGTTAAAAAAAGATTTGAATCATACAATTGGTATGTCATTGATAACATAGATGGGCATAATCAAGATTCTATTTTTGATGCAATTAATCAAGCTAAAAAAATAAAAAATAAACCAGTAATTATAATTTGTAACACAATAATTGGTTTTGGATCACCTAATAAATCTGGCACAGCTGATGCTCATGGAGCTCCTTTAGGCGAGGAAGAAGTTTTATTATCGAAAAAAAATTTAAATTGGAAATATAAAAAATTTGAAATACCAGATTATATTTATAAAGAATGGAATGCTGAAAAAAAAGGAAAAAAATTAGAGCAGTCTTGGAATATTATGTTCGAAAAATATAAAAAGAAATATCCAAAATTAGCCAATGAATATAAACGTCGTATGAAAAAATCTCTTCCGAAAAATTGGAAAGAAATTATTGATAATTTAGTTAAAAAATTGAAATTATGTAAAGAAGATATATCTACTAGACAAGCTTCAAAAAATATTATTGAATATTTTGGTCCTTATCTTTTAGAATTAATTGGTGGATCTGCTGATCTTGCTCCAAGTAATTTAACTAAATGGTCTGGTTCAAAATCAATTAATAAATATTTTTCTGGAAACTATATTCATTATGGTGTGCGAGAGTTTGGAATGACAGCTATCGCAAATGGAATTTCACAACATGGCGGCTTGATTCCTTATACAGCAACTTTTTTAATATTTTTAGAATATGCACGCAATGCAGTAAGAATGTCTGCTTTAATGAAAACACAACAAATTTTAATATATACACATGATTCAATTGGTTTAGGTGAAGACGGTCCAACTCATCAACCAATAGAGCAATTAATGAATTTAAGATCTACTCCAAATATGAGTGTTTGGAGACCATCTGATTATTTAGAAACTTTGTTTTCTTGGAAACATGCCATAGAAAGAAAAAATGGTCCAACAGCTTTAATTCTATCTAGACAAAATTTAAGTTTTATTGAAAGAGATAATATGCAAATTAAAAATATTAAAAAAGGAGGGTATATATTAATTGATAGTTCTAAAAAATTAGATATTATTTTAATATCTACTGGTTCAGAGTTACATTTAGCTGTTTTATCTGCGGAAAAATTGATAAAATTAGGATATTCTGTGCGTGTCGTATCTTTACCTTCAACAGATGTTTTTGATAATCAAGATTCAGATTATAAAGAATATGTTTTGCCTGAAAAAATAAAAAATAGAATTGTTATTGAAGCAAGTTTTTCAGATTATTGGCATAAATATATTGGTTTAGATGGTATGATTATTGGAATGAAAAATTTCGGAGAATCTGCTCCTGCGAATGATTTATTTAAAAAATTTGGATTTACTGTCTCTAATATTGTTAAAAAATCTATCTCTTTAATTAACAAAAAATAATTTTTAATTCAAAATAATATATAAAAAATTTTTATGTCAGGAAGTTATGCTTAATTCTATTATTAATTTAAGTAAAGAGTTAATTAAAATTCCTTCTATTAGTCCTCTTGATTTAGGTTGTCAAGAGATTTTAGCTCAAAAATTAAAAAAAATTGGTTTTATTATAGAAAATATTAAAATTAATCGAACCAGTAATTTATGGGCATATAAAGGACATGGAAAGACTTTGACTTTCGTTGGTCATACTGATGTTGTCCCAGCTGGAAATATTAAAAAATGGAAAATTCATCCATTTCAACCTATAGTAATTAATGATTATTTGTTTGGTCGAGGTTCTGCAGATATGAAAGGATCTATTTCTGCAATGATTTGTGCTACGGAAAATTTTCTTAAAAAATATAATTTTCATAAAGGAAGAATTTCTTTTTTATTGACTTCTGATGAAGAATCTCGTGCTTGTGATGGCACAAAAAAGATTGTTCAAATTTTAAAAAAAAGAAAAGAAAAAATAAATTATTGTTTAGTAGGTGAACCAACTAGTAATAAAATTTTAGGTGATTGTATAAAAAATGGGAGAAGAGGATCTCTAAGTGCTGTAATTACTATATATGGAATTCAAGGACATATTGCGTATCCTAATTTGGCAGAAAATCCTATTCATAAATCTATTGTTTTTATTAAAAAATTAATTAATTTAGAGTTAGATCGTGGAAATGATTATTTTAAACCTAGTTGTTTGCAAATTTTTTTTATTTCTTCTGGAAAGTTAAATATTACAAATATGATTCCTGATTCTATTAAAATTGGTTTAAATATTAGATATACTCCTGAAATCAAGAAAAAAAATATTGTTTTAAAAATTGAAGAAATGTTAAAAAAAAATAGTTTAAAAAATAAAATATCTTGGTTTTTTTCAGGTGATCCTTTTCTTACTAGTTCAGGAAAATTATTACAAGTTACAAAATCTTCTATTCAAAAGATTTTAAAAATCTCGCCTTATTTATCTACTTCTGGAGGCACTTCAGATGGTCGTTTTTTTCCTTTATTAAAATCAGAAATTATAGAATTAGGACCAGTAAATAAAACAATACATAAAATAAATGAATGTGTAAAAGTTCAAGATTTATATTTATTAAGTAAAATATATGAAAATATTTTAAAAAAACTATTTTTATAAATAATTTATTGAAATATATTTCAAAGAGAAATATATTTCAATTTTTTTCTTTATTTTGTAAAAATGAAAATTTTTTTTATTATTTTTTTTTAAAAAGATTAAAAATATTATTTTTTTTAGTAGTGTAAATCTTCTTTTTTTTCAACTCTGTAGAAATAATTTTTCTTAATTTTTTTGATGGTTGTGTCATAGGTAATCTTAACGTATTATATTTAATTAAACCTAATTTGTAAGCAGCCCATTTAATTGGAATGGGATTAGATTCCAAGAATAAAATATTATGTAATTTAATTAATTTTTTATTTATTTTACGTGCTTGAGAAAAATCTCCAGATAGAGATAATTGACATATTTTTGACATTTCTTTCGCAGCGATATTTGCAGTCACTGAAATGATTC
Above is a window of Buchnera aphidicola (Sipha maydis) DNA encoding:
- the tal gene encoding transaldolase, whose product is MNQLEQLKNYTKVVVDSGDINNIEKYKPHDATTNPSLILKVIKMPEYQYLLKDAINYAHKKGGNKTQKIINATDKIIVSIGIEILKKIPGFISSEVDSRLSFNTEESILKAHKIIEMYEQEYGIPRSKILIKLASTWECIKAAQFLEKDNIKCNLTLLFSFAQARACAESNVFLISPFVGRIYDWYKSKYPEIIYNSSNDPGVKSVKKIYEYYKKYSYNTIIMGASFRNVDQILELSGCDRLTISPELLGFLQCNTKKIFCKLKKPNKKYQHPKHRLSESEFRWLHNQDAMAVEKLSEGIRQFSLDQDILEKIVLKNF
- the tkt gene encoding transketolase; this encodes MFLKKNLSNAIRALSMDAVQLANSGHPGTPMGMADIAEVLWRYFLKHNPKNPFWDNRDRFILSNGHASMLLYSLLHLTGYDVKISDLKNFRKLHSKTPGHPEIGYTPGIETTTGPLGQGIAISVGMAIAERTLGLYFNKPNYKVVDHYTWVFAGDGCLMEGISHEVCSLAGTLKLGKLVLFYDRNNISIDGKLDDWFSEDVKKRFESYNWYVIDNIDGHNQDSIFDAINQAKKIKNKPVIIICNTIIGFGSPNKSGTADAHGAPLGEEEVLLSKKNLNWKYKKFEIPDYIYKEWNAEKKGKKLEQSWNIMFEKYKKKYPKLANEYKRRMKKSLPKNWKEIIDNLVKKLKLCKEDISTRQASKNIIEYFGPYLLELIGGSADLAPSNLTKWSGSKSINKYFSGNYIHYGVREFGMTAIANGISQHGGLIPYTATFLIFLEYARNAVRMSALMKTQQILIYTHDSIGLGEDGPTHQPIEQLMNLRSTPNMSVWRPSDYLETLFSWKHAIERKNGPTALILSRQNLSFIERDNMQIKNIKKGGYILIDSSKKLDIILISTGSELHLAVLSAEKLIKLGYSVRVVSLPSTDVFDNQDSDYKEYVLPEKIKNRIVIEASFSDYWHKYIGLDGMIIGMKNFGESAPANDLFKKFGFTVSNIVKKSISLINKK
- the dapE gene encoding succinyl-diaminopimelate desuccinylase, whose product is MLNSIINLSKELIKIPSISPLDLGCQEILAQKLKKIGFIIENIKINRTSNLWAYKGHGKTLTFVGHTDVVPAGNIKKWKIHPFQPIVINDYLFGRGSADMKGSISAMICATENFLKKYNFHKGRISFLLTSDEESRACDGTKKIVQILKKRKEKINYCLVGEPTSNKILGDCIKNGRRGSLSAVITIYGIQGHIAYPNLAENPIHKSIVFIKKLINLELDRGNDYFKPSCLQIFFISSGKLNITNMIPDSIKIGLNIRYTPEIKKKNIVLKIEEMLKKNSLKNKISWFFSGDPFLTSSGKLLQVTKSSIQKILKISPYLSTSGGTSDGRFFPLLKSEIIELGPVNKTIHKINECVKVQDLYLLSKIYENILKKLFL